The following are from one region of the Coffea eugenioides isolate CCC68of chromosome 2, Ceug_1.0, whole genome shotgun sequence genome:
- the LOC113762181 gene encoding uncharacterized protein LOC113762181 codes for MKVNQLCCFVLLLMMMALCDASRLINYFNKAPLKSIKSKDGDVIDCILLSEQPALDHPLLKDHRILMTPSYHPEGLKKLFNSRNDEKSITQLWQLAGRCPQGSIPIRRGKKEDGFFSVIKSFLQKDETNREKLSAGMELISQVKSYQSVASYAMGAYYGAKAIMNVWQPQLQQPNEYSSSQLWITENSFGSNQNTIQAGWHVNPELYGDARTRFFMHWTRDNFKSTGCYNLLCSGFVQITNEIVLGGSVFPLSNFNGSQSEISILIWKDPAQDAWWLEFGNTIVGYWPGSLLTSLAHYSSLIEWGALVLNKQSDGVQTSTQMGSGHFPREGFKRASYMRNLEVIGSSMKLRPLNYLRTIARKSNCYDITVGENADWGNYIFYGGPGRNPSCP; via the exons ATGAAGGTTAATCAACTGTGTTGTTTCGTGTTATTGTTGATGATGATGGCTTTATGCGATGCATCAAGATTAATAAACTACTTCAACAAGGCTCCTCTGAAGTCTATCAAG AGCAAGGATGGTGATGTAATTGATTGTATACTTCTCTCTGAACAACCAGCACTTGATCATCCCTTACTCAAGGATCACCGAATTCTG ATGACACCAAGTTATCACCCGGAAGGGTTGAAAAAATTGTTCAACAGTAGGAATGATGAGAAATCAATTACTCAATTGTGGCAATTGGCTGGGAGATGTCCACAGGGAAGCATTCCTATCAGAAGAGGTAAAAAAGAGGATGGTTTCTTCTCTGTGATCAAGAGCTTTTTACAGAAGGATGAAACCAATCGCGAGAAGCTTTCAGCCGGCATGGAACTCATCAGCCAAGTGAAATCCTACCAG TCTGTAGCTAGTTATGCTATGGGAGCATATTATGGAGCAAAGGCAATCATGAATGTCTGGCAACCCCAACTTCAGCAACCTAATGAATATAGCTCGTCTCAGCTCTGGATAACGGAGAATTCTTTTGGTTCAAATCAGAACACCATTCAAGCGGGTTGGCAT gtcaACCCAGAATTATACGGAGATGCTAGAACAAGGTTCTTCATGCACTGGACT AGGGACAACTTTAAGTCCACAGGATGCTACAACTTGCTGTGTTCAGGCTTTGTTCAAATCACTAATGAAATTGTACTAGGAGGCTCTGTCTTCCCCCTCTCCAATTTCAACGGTTCCCAGTCTGAAATTAGCATACTTATTTGGAAG GATCCAGCACAAGATGCATGGTGGCTAGAATTTGGCAACACGATAGTTGGTTACTGGCCAGGCTCTTTGCTTACAAGCCTAGCACACTATTCTTCTTTGATTGAATGGGGTGCGCTAGTTTTAAACAAACAGTCAGATGGGGTACAAACTTCTACACAGATGGGAAGTGGCCATTTTCCACGAGAAGGTTTTAAGAGGGCAAGTTACATGAGAAATCTTGAAGTGATAGGCAGCTCAATGAAATTAAGGCCCCTTAATTACTTAAGGACCATTGCTCGGAAATCAAACTGCTATGACATAACTGTGGGAGAGAATGCTGATTGGGGAAATTACATTTTCTATGGAGGACCCGGGAGAAATCCTAGTTGTCCATGA